The following proteins come from a genomic window of Flavobacterium eburneipallidum:
- the era gene encoding GTPase Era, translated as MTHKAGFVNIIGNPNVGKSTLMNAFVGERLSIITSKAQTTRHRILGIVNGDDFQLILSDTPGIIKPAYEMQESMMNFVKSAFEDADILIYMVEIGEQELKDEAFFNKIIHSKIPVLLLLNKIDNSNQEQLETQVAFWTEKVPNAEIYPISALQNFNVPEVFQRIISLLPESPAYYPKDQLTDKPERFFVNETIREKILLNYSKEIPYAVEIVTEEFFEDENIIRIRSLIMVERETQKGIIIGHKGAALKQVGMEARADLEKFFGKQIHIELYVKVNKNWRSNANMLKRFGYNN; from the coding sequence ATGACACATAAAGCAGGTTTTGTAAATATCATCGGAAATCCAAACGTAGGGAAATCAACATTGATGAATGCCTTTGTTGGCGAAAGATTGTCCATCATCACGTCCAAAGCACAAACCACCCGTCATCGAATTTTAGGAATTGTAAATGGAGACGATTTTCAATTAATTTTATCCGATACACCAGGAATCATCAAGCCTGCTTATGAAATGCAGGAATCGATGATGAACTTCGTGAAATCCGCTTTTGAAGACGCTGATATTTTGATTTATATGGTCGAAATCGGGGAGCAAGAACTGAAAGATGAAGCTTTTTTTAATAAAATCATCCATTCTAAAATTCCAGTTTTGTTATTGTTAAACAAAATTGATAATTCCAATCAAGAGCAATTGGAAACCCAAGTCGCTTTTTGGACGGAAAAAGTTCCCAATGCCGAAATTTATCCAATATCAGCTTTGCAAAATTTTAATGTTCCAGAAGTTTTTCAAAGAATCATTTCGTTATTGCCAGAATCTCCAGCTTATTATCCAAAAGATCAGTTGACGGATAAACCAGAACGTTTCTTTGTAAATGAAACCATTCGTGAAAAAATCCTGTTGAACTACAGCAAAGAAATTCCGTATGCTGTGGAGATCGTAACCGAAGAATTCTTCGAAGACGAAAACATCATCCGCATTCGTTCCCTGATTATGGTCGAACGCGAAACCCAAAAAGGAATCATCATTGGTCACAAAGGCGCAGCCCTAAAACAAGTAGGAATGGAAGCCCGCGCCGATTTAGAGAAATTTTTCGGAAAACAAATTCACATTGAGTTATACGTAAAAGTGAATAAAAACTGGAGAAGCAATGCCAATATGTTGAAGCGTTTTGGTTATAACAATTAA
- a CDS encoding transposase, whose amino-acid sequence MYDKAFKEKAVQLSYERTNVSELARELGITASQLLAKKNSIFVFNFF is encoded by the coding sequence ATTTATGACAAAGCTTTTAAAGAAAAAGCAGTTCAATTGAGTTACGAGAGAACAAATGTATCTGAACTCGCCAGAGAGTTGGGAATAACAGCGTCACAGTTGTTAGCCAAAAAAAACAGTATATTTGTATTCAATTTTTTTTAA
- the der gene encoding ribosome biogenesis GTPase Der, with the protein MNNIVAIVGRPNVGKSTLFNRLIQRREAIVDSVSGVTRDRNYGKSEWNGKEFSVIDTGGYVRGSDDVFEGEIRKQVELAIDEADVIIFVVDVEEGITPMDDVVARLLRKVTKPVLLAVNKVDNAMREKDALEFYNLGLGEYFTFASISGSGTGDLLDALIEAFPVKPEPVQEEVVLPRFAVVGRPNAGKSSFINALIGKDRFMVTDIAGTTRDAIDTKFDRFGFEFNLVDTAGIRRKAKVKEDLEFYSVMRSVRAIEHADICILVIDATRGFEGQDQSIFWLAEKNRKGVVILVNKWDLVEKDTMSTRDYEEKIRKELMPFTDVPILFVSALTKQRLLKALEATVQVYENRQQRIPTSKFNEFMLKVIEAYPPPATKGKYVKIKYCMQLPTQTPQFVFFANMPQYVKEPYKRYLENKIRENWDFSGVPIDIYIREK; encoded by the coding sequence ATGAATAACATTGTTGCGATAGTAGGAAGACCTAATGTAGGGAAATCAACCCTTTTCAATAGGCTGATACAAAGAAGAGAAGCTATTGTAGATTCAGTATCTGGGGTGACCCGTGATAGAAACTATGGTAAAAGCGAGTGGAACGGAAAAGAGTTTTCTGTGATTGATACGGGCGGATATGTTCGTGGATCGGATGATGTTTTTGAAGGCGAAATCCGCAAACAAGTAGAATTAGCTATTGACGAAGCCGACGTAATTATCTTTGTGGTTGATGTAGAAGAAGGAATTACTCCAATGGATGATGTTGTGGCTCGTTTATTACGTAAAGTGACTAAACCTGTTTTATTAGCCGTAAACAAGGTAGATAATGCGATGCGTGAAAAAGACGCTCTTGAGTTTTATAACCTTGGTTTAGGAGAATATTTCACATTTGCCAGTATTTCAGGAAGCGGAACAGGAGATTTATTAGATGCTTTGATTGAAGCTTTTCCAGTAAAACCAGAGCCAGTTCAAGAAGAAGTAGTGTTGCCACGTTTTGCGGTTGTAGGTCGTCCTAATGCAGGGAAATCAAGTTTCATCAACGCATTGATTGGTAAAGACCGATTTATGGTTACCGATATTGCGGGAACAACCCGTGATGCTATTGATACCAAATTCGACCGTTTTGGTTTTGAATTCAACTTGGTAGATACTGCGGGAATTCGTCGTAAAGCAAAAGTAAAAGAAGATTTAGAGTTTTATTCCGTAATGCGTTCCGTTCGTGCGATTGAACACGCTGATATTTGTATATTGGTCATCGATGCCACTCGTGGATTTGAAGGACAAGACCAAAGCATTTTTTGGTTGGCCGAGAAAAACCGAAAAGGAGTTGTAATCTTGGTAAACAAATGGGATTTGGTCGAAAAAGATACGATGTCAACCCGTGATTATGAAGAAAAAATCAGAAAAGAATTAATGCCGTTTACGGATGTGCCTATTCTTTTTGTTTCAGCATTAACCAAACAACGTTTGCTGAAAGCATTGGAAGCAACCGTTCAGGTTTATGAAAACAGACAACAACGAATTCCGACTTCAAAATTCAATGAATTTATGTTGAAAGTGATTGAAGCTTATCCGCCACCAGCAACCAAAGGGAAATATGTGAAAATTAAATATTGTATGCAATTGCCAACTCAAACACCACAGTTTGTGTTTTTTGCCAATATGCCACAATATGTTAAGGAACCTTACAAGCGTTACCTAGAAAATAAAATTAGAGAAAACTGGGACTTTTCAGGAGTGCCAATCGATATTTACATCAGAGAAAAATAA
- a CDS encoding response regulator, with protein sequence MKNENKIKLFLVDDDALFLKALEIEFTEHADFTEEGYSIETYATGELCLENLSHEPDVIILDYHLDGIEKTAMNGLETLDKIKAFNQDIPVIMLSSQDKIEVAINCMHHKSFDYVVKSETAFMRLQKIITTIFQYKKMEKELSWYMDRM encoded by the coding sequence GTGAAAAATGAAAATAAAATAAAACTATTCTTGGTCGATGATGATGCCTTGTTTTTGAAAGCATTAGAAATAGAATTTACCGAGCATGCCGATTTTACCGAAGAAGGTTACAGCATCGAAACCTATGCCACGGGCGAGCTTTGTCTAGAAAATTTGTCCCACGAGCCAGACGTGATTATTCTGGATTATCATCTGGATGGTATTGAAAAAACGGCTATGAATGGTCTAGAAACACTAGATAAAATAAAAGCTTTCAATCAGGATATTCCCGTAATAATGCTATCGTCACAGGATAAAATAGAGGTGGCTATCAACTGTATGCACCACAAATCTTTTGATTATGTTGTCAAAAGTGAAACCGCTTTTATGCGTTTGCAAAAAATTATTACGACCATTTTTCAATACAAAAAAATGGAAAAAGAATTGAGTTGGTATATGGATAGAATGTAA
- a CDS encoding ATP-binding protein produces MKFIFEKKAFLFYILSAILLSTVLAIFYLNNQKDKAVTKKLIHTQEVISKSNEVLLDVLTIETGFRGYLLSGDAQFLEPYNKFKSKTNTNIDHLVLLTKDSKRQQDRIEVLNQSLTQRLVLIEKYVTNEKPVLLNNLQKKAIIQEGKVLTDKIRNSINAINNEQFGLLKVRKIENENSNQFSGLLFLLLLIFLVAIFIFVVLIINNQKVKQSVLEIDTADQKIASQYSLSLIEASLDPLVTISVTGKIMDMNQALVRITGMEREALTGSYFFDYFTEPQIAREVYEEVFDKGSVADSPLTLRHKDGKLTDVLCNGSVYKDEQQNVMGVVIVARDVTDQKRIATELIEARIFAELATEIAEGEKRNAQAATLIAENAVKAKQQFLSNMSHEIRTPMNAIIGFTKVVLKTELTEKQKEYLSAIKMSGDALIVLINDILDLAKVDAGKMTFEKVPFKLSASISAMLHIFETKIQEKNLKLVTEYDAKIPKVLLGDPVRLHQIILNLVSNAIKFTSKGKITVSVQLLKEDEESVTVEFAIADTGIGIHESKIDTIFDDFQQATSGTSRLYGGTGLGLAIVKQLVEPQGGTVSVKSTIKEGSTFSFVLRFLKTNEAAENETELVALETEIKNIKILVVEDMPLNQLLMKTLLDDFGFERAIAENGQIAIEKLQSETYDVVLMDLQMPIMNGFDATEYIRNTLKLDIPIIALTADVTTVDLAKCKAVGMNDYIAKPVDERLLYSKIISAIKNKRNSKTVKKLPKSPKTKVTNLDYLKIRTKSNSKLMVEMITIFLQQTRPLIVAMKQSLSNKDWELLGASVHKLIPSFSIMGMSPDLEQIAKKIQYAINANQFTDETAKMVVELETVCQQACEELEIELNLIKNTVS; encoded by the coding sequence ATGAAATTCATTTTCGAAAAAAAAGCGTTCCTTTTTTATATTCTCTCCGCAATCTTATTGAGTACTGTTTTGGCTATTTTTTACTTGAATAATCAAAAAGACAAAGCTGTTACTAAAAAATTAATTCACACTCAAGAGGTAATTAGCAAGAGCAATGAGGTTTTGTTAGATGTTCTTACTATCGAGACTGGTTTTCGTGGTTATTTGCTATCAGGCGATGCTCAATTTTTAGAACCTTATAACAAGTTCAAATCCAAGACCAACACTAATATAGACCATTTGGTATTGCTTACTAAAGATAGTAAAAGACAGCAAGATAGAATTGAGGTTTTAAATCAATCATTGACTCAAAGGTTGGTTTTGATAGAAAAATATGTAACCAATGAGAAACCTGTTTTATTGAATAATCTTCAAAAAAAAGCTATTATTCAAGAAGGCAAAGTTCTTACTGACAAAATAAGAAATAGTATTAATGCTATTAATAACGAGCAATTCGGATTGTTGAAAGTTCGTAAAATAGAAAACGAAAATAGCAATCAATTTTCGGGATTACTTTTTTTATTGCTACTCATTTTTTTGGTTGCCATTTTTATTTTTGTTGTACTCATCATCAACAACCAAAAAGTAAAACAGAGCGTTTTGGAAATTGATACAGCCGATCAAAAAATAGCGTCTCAATACTCTTTAAGTCTTATCGAAGCCAGCCTCGACCCATTGGTTACCATCAGTGTTACGGGTAAAATTATGGATATGAATCAAGCATTAGTAAGAATTACAGGTATGGAGCGAGAAGCTTTAACGGGTTCTTATTTTTTTGATTATTTTACTGAACCTCAAATTGCACGCGAAGTCTATGAAGAAGTTTTTGATAAAGGTTCGGTTGCCGATTCTCCGCTTACTTTGCGTCATAAAGACGGAAAGCTAACTGATGTTTTGTGTAATGGTTCGGTTTATAAAGACGAACAGCAAAATGTTATGGGAGTAGTAATTGTGGCAAGAGATGTTACTGATCAAAAAAGAATTGCCACTGAATTGATCGAGGCTAGAATTTTTGCCGAACTCGCCACCGAAATTGCCGAAGGTGAAAAGCGAAATGCTCAAGCAGCCACACTAATTGCCGAAAATGCCGTAAAAGCAAAACAACAGTTTTTGTCGAATATGAGTCACGAAATTCGAACCCCGATGAATGCCATTATCGGATTTACCAAAGTGGTTTTGAAAACCGAATTGACAGAGAAACAAAAAGAATATTTGTCGGCCATAAAAATGAGTGGTGATGCCTTGATTGTGCTTATAAATGATATTCTAGATTTAGCAAAAGTAGATGCAGGAAAAATGACATTCGAGAAAGTGCCTTTCAAATTATCGGCTTCCATATCGGCAATGTTACACATTTTTGAAACAAAAATTCAGGAAAAAAACCTAAAATTAGTTACAGAATATGATGCTAAAATTCCCAAAGTATTACTGGGCGATCCCGTTCGTTTGCACCAAATTATTTTAAATTTAGTAAGCAATGCCATAAAGTTTACTTCTAAAGGAAAAATTACGGTTAGCGTCCAGCTGCTCAAAGAAGACGAAGAAAGTGTTACAGTCGAATTTGCTATTGCCGACACAGGAATAGGAATTCACGAAAGTAAAATTGATACTATTTTTGACGATTTTCAGCAAGCTACCAGCGGAACTTCTAGATTATACGGCGGAACAGGTTTAGGTTTAGCCATCGTCAAACAACTGGTCGAGCCACAAGGCGGAACGGTAAGTGTAAAAAGTACTATCAAAGAAGGCTCTACTTTTAGTTTCGTACTGCGTTTTCTGAAAACCAATGAAGCAGCTGAAAACGAAACCGAATTAGTTGCATTAGAAACCGAAATTAAAAATATAAAAATATTAGTGGTCGAAGATATGCCACTGAATCAACTGCTGATGAAAACGCTTTTGGATGATTTTGGTTTTGAACGGGCTATTGCCGAAAATGGTCAAATAGCCATCGAAAAACTTCAAAGCGAAACTTATGATGTGGTTTTGATGGATTTGCAAATGCCTATCATGAATGGATTTGATGCCACAGAATACATTCGAAATACATTAAAATTAGACATTCCAATTATTGCCTTAACTGCCGATGTAACCACCGTTGATTTAGCCAAATGCAAAGCTGTTGGTATGAACGATTATATTGCCAAACCAGTTGACGAACGCTTATTATACAGTAAAATTATAAGTGCTATAAAAAATAAAAGAAATTCTAAAACAGTCAAAAAGCTACCCAAAAGCCCAAAAACAAAAGTTACAAATTTGGATTATTTAAAAATTCGAACCAAATCCAATTCGAAATTGATGGTCGAAATGATCACTATTTTTCTCCAGCAAACAAGACCTCTAATTGTAGCCATGAAACAAAGTCTTTCCAACAAAGATTGGGAATTATTAGGCGCTTCGGTGCACAAACTGATTCCGTCTTTTTCGATAATGGGAATGAGTCCCGATTTAGAACAAATAGCAAAAAAAATACAGTACGCCATTAATGCCAATCAATTTACAGACGAAACGGCAAAAATGGTTGTTGAACTCGAAACCGTTTGCCAGCAAGCTTGCGAAGAGCTAGAAATAGAATTAAACCTTATTAAAAATACTGTATCGTGA
- a CDS encoding molybdopterin molybdotransferase MoeA, with amino-acid sequence MISVQDAFSILENNLPELQEAEYTLAQARKHILAETIFSPINMPPFRQSAMDGYALCLFEGLEYEMMGEIKAGDSHQVELLPGQAVKIFTGAAVPDTTQAVIQIELVSEKDGRLYLEEQVNPETNVRPIGEQISVGELALENGTLLNAAAIGFLAGLGITTVKVFKKPRVGIVVTGNELTKPGEPLEYGKVYESNGIMLESALKEAYFENVSLYEVNDDFDNTKNKLADALSANDVVLVSGGISVGDYDFVARALKELEVETLFYKVNQKPGKPLFAGKVKNKIVFALPGNPAAALTCFYVYVLPTLSILSGKAPNYNQSKPVSIVHDYSVKNTRSQFLKANIVDDEANILSHQASSMLNSFAVSNGLVYVPDGTYELKKGDKVAVYLL; translated from the coding sequence ATGATTTCAGTTCAAGATGCTTTTTCAATATTAGAAAATAATTTACCCGAACTTCAGGAAGCTGAATATACTTTGGCGCAAGCCCGAAAACATATTTTGGCAGAAACGATTTTCTCTCCTATCAATATGCCACCGTTCCGACAATCGGCGATGGATGGTTACGCACTTTGCCTTTTCGAGGGTTTAGAATATGAAATGATGGGCGAAATAAAAGCAGGCGATTCCCATCAAGTGGAATTATTGCCCGGTCAGGCTGTGAAAATTTTCACAGGAGCTGCTGTTCCAGATACGACACAAGCAGTAATTCAAATTGAATTGGTTTCCGAAAAAGACGGTCGGTTGTATCTTGAAGAACAAGTCAATCCAGAAACAAATGTAAGACCCATTGGCGAACAAATCTCGGTGGGCGAATTAGCGTTAGAAAATGGAACTTTATTAAATGCTGCAGCCATTGGATTTTTAGCTGGATTAGGAATTACTACGGTAAAAGTTTTCAAGAAACCAAGAGTTGGAATTGTCGTAACTGGAAACGAATTGACTAAACCAGGCGAGCCATTGGAATACGGAAAAGTCTATGAAAGCAATGGTATTATGTTAGAATCAGCTTTAAAGGAAGCTTATTTTGAAAATGTCAGTTTATACGAAGTCAACGATGATTTTGATAATACCAAAAACAAACTCGCAGATGCTTTGTCTGCAAATGATGTCGTCTTGGTTTCTGGCGGAATTTCTGTTGGTGATTACGATTTTGTGGCTCGTGCTTTAAAGGAATTGGAAGTAGAAACTCTTTTTTATAAAGTGAATCAAAAACCCGGAAAACCTTTGTTTGCAGGGAAAGTAAAAAACAAAATAGTTTTTGCCTTACCCGGAAATCCAGCGGCAGCATTGACTTGTTTTTATGTGTATGTGTTGCCAACGCTTTCGATTCTTTCAGGAAAAGCACCCAATTATAATCAATCCAAACCAGTTTCAATTGTGCATGATTATTCCGTTAAAAATACCCGAAGTCAGTTTTTGAAAGCCAATATTGTTGATGATGAAGCTAATATTTTATCGCATCAGGCTTCTTCGATGTTGAATTCTTTTGCTGTTTCCAATGGATTGGTTTATGTGCCAGATGGAACTTATGAATTGAAGAAAGGCGATAAAGTGGCTGTTTATTTGTTGTAG
- a CDS encoding CsbD family protein — MRSTIGISGNWEQQKGELKLKFAALTDSDLLFLEGKKEEMLVKLQMKLGKTKEELYKIIKAL, encoded by the coding sequence ATGAGAAGTACTATAGGAATAAGCGGAAATTGGGAACAACAAAAAGGAGAATTGAAACTAAAATTTGCCGCCTTAACAGATTCTGATTTGTTATTTCTAGAAGGAAAAAAAGAAGAAATGTTAGTTAAACTTCAAATGAAGTTGGGCAAAACCAAAGAAGAATTATATAAAATCATCAAAGCATTATAA
- a CDS encoding Dps family protein — protein MMPKIGITEKNLEKATNLLSVVLSDEMTLYVKTRKFHWNVVGPSFMELHKLFEEQYTQLELIIDEVAERIGKLGGKTIGTMNEFSKLTRIKENPNKYPVQKSMLSELLADHETVIAELRKDIDKSDEENHDAGTADLLTGILQQHETIAWVLRRYLG, from the coding sequence ATGATGCCAAAAATTGGAATTACCGAGAAAAATTTAGAGAAAGCAACCAATTTGCTTTCCGTTGTTTTATCAGACGAAATGACTTTGTATGTCAAAACCAGAAAATTTCATTGGAACGTAGTTGGACCTAGTTTTATGGAATTGCATAAACTATTCGAAGAGCAATACACCCAATTAGAACTTATTATCGACGAAGTTGCAGAACGCATTGGTAAATTAGGCGGAAAAACCATTGGAACCATGAATGAGTTTTCAAAACTTACTCGAATCAAAGAAAATCCAAATAAATACCCTGTTCAAAAATCAATGCTTTCTGAATTATTAGCCGATCATGAAACTGTAATTGCCGAATTAAGAAAAGATATAGACAAATCTGATGAAGAAAATCACGATGCAGGAACTGCTGATTTGCTTACAGGTATATTACAGCAACACGAAACAATTGCTTGGGTTTTGAGAAGATATTTAGGTTAA
- a CDS encoding LacI family DNA-binding transcriptional regulator, whose product MEENKDVTIYDIAEKLNLATSTISRALKDHPTISSKTIKKVKKTAEEMGYVPNTLAAGLRGNKTNTIGVLIPTVTQPFLSSLISGIEVTARKSGYNVIIMQSHDSYEEEVSMAKSLYGSRVSGIICSLGMKTIDTTHFQQFVNNNIPLVFVDRVPKDFNTFRVIIDNYAAAYKATVHLIEQGCKRIAHITAGSEFGNLYNERKRGYLDALKNHNLPIEKELIADLKTVTYNEALKASDKLLDLKNRPDGLFASGDIMAVSAIQSAKKKGIKVPEDLKVIGFNNDPISEIIDPNLSTITHPAEKMGKMSAEIILKSIKFPNKDEVKEITFLNTEVLVRESSKKI is encoded by the coding sequence ATGGAAGAAAATAAAGATGTTACCATCTACGATATTGCCGAAAAATTAAATCTTGCAACCTCAACAATTTCGAGAGCGCTAAAAGATCATCCAACAATTAGTAGCAAAACGATAAAAAAAGTAAAAAAAACGGCCGAAGAAATGGGCTATGTTCCAAACACTTTAGCAGCGGGCTTACGAGGAAACAAGACCAATACCATTGGAGTTTTGATACCAACTGTTACCCAGCCTTTTCTTTCTTCGTTGATTAGCGGTATCGAAGTAACAGCTCGAAAATCGGGTTACAATGTAATTATTATGCAATCTCATGACTCTTATGAAGAGGAAGTCAGTATGGCAAAATCATTGTACGGAAGTAGGGTTAGCGGAATTATTTGTTCTTTAGGAATGAAAACTATTGATACTACTCATTTTCAACAATTTGTAAACAACAATATTCCATTGGTATTTGTAGATAGGGTTCCAAAAGATTTTAACACTTTTCGAGTAATTATTGACAATTATGCAGCGGCCTATAAAGCCACAGTACATCTTATAGAACAAGGATGCAAACGTATTGCTCATATAACTGCAGGTTCTGAATTTGGAAATTTATATAACGAAAGAAAAAGAGGCTACCTAGACGCCTTAAAAAACCACAATTTACCTATTGAAAAAGAACTTATTGCCGATTTAAAAACAGTTACTTACAATGAAGCTTTAAAAGCAAGTGACAAACTATTGGATTTAAAAAACAGACCCGACGGCTTATTTGCGTCTGGTGACATTATGGCCGTGAGTGCTATTCAAAGTGCCAAAAAAAAGGGAATTAAAGTTCCCGAAGACTTGAAAGTAATTGGTTTCAACAACGATCCTATTTCCGAAATAATAGATCCAAACCTATCTACAATTACGCATCCAGCAGAAAAAATGGGAAAAATGTCGGCTGAAATTATTTTGAAAAGCATTAAATTCCCTAATAAAGACGAAGTGAAAGAAATTACATTTTTAAACACTGAGGTTTTAGTTCGAGAATCTTCAAAAAAAATATAA
- a CDS encoding L,D-transpeptidase family protein, which yields MRSNSTIASVFKLAFKSKIILILFLILLSACNKKERENLETTIFTKQNYSDLVLDEAALNSYFKAFPENDSIKKEVYQFYKNREYQFAWFNKKGMTAAVPIFYSKIQNYSADFDSKTFVNVQLDSLIALASADKKPTSVNGNRNKELELLLTTTFFKYSKEVYGGIDKNPHELEWFIPRKKKNYQALLDSLVVLGKGDSIAEPVNQYYVRLKEKLREYRKIAKKGDFPIVTTDKKLLSVTETDSCLRAVKQHLFLTKDLKESDTTLLYTAELEKAVKNFQHRMGLRESGKLNQQTITELNKPIDFRIKQIMVNLERLRWVPVQMESEYLLVNIPEFKLHVIENNKPSWTTNVVVGKNVNRTTIFHGNISRIVLNPYWNVPNSIIMKEIIPHIKRNLNYIQNSNMEIVWGNKVVSSSSINWDKYKKGVPFIIRQKPGKNNALGKMKFLFPNQYSIYLHDTPSKSLFNESKRAFSHGCIRVENPKKLLLHFLRKDTAWTTEKVDEILNSDKEFGIRIKPTVPVYIVYFTSWVDSNGELNFRNDIYNLDHQLENEIFGK from the coding sequence ATGCGTTCAAATAGTACTATTGCATCTGTTTTTAAGTTAGCATTCAAAAGTAAAATCATCCTGATACTGTTTCTTATTCTGCTATCGGCTTGCAACAAAAAAGAAAGAGAGAATTTAGAAACTACCATTTTTACCAAACAAAATTATTCCGATTTGGTGCTGGACGAAGCTGCTTTGAATTCCTATTTCAAGGCTTTTCCCGAAAATGACTCCATCAAAAAGGAAGTTTATCAATTTTATAAAAATAGAGAATACCAATTTGCTTGGTTCAATAAAAAAGGAATGACGGCAGCTGTTCCTATTTTTTATAGTAAAATACAAAATTACAGTGCCGATTTTGACAGTAAAACCTTTGTCAATGTTCAGTTAGATTCACTCATTGCGCTCGCTTCGGCTGATAAAAAGCCAACCAGTGTTAACGGAAATCGCAATAAAGAATTAGAATTATTACTTACCACCACTTTCTTCAAATACTCCAAAGAAGTGTATGGTGGTATTGATAAAAATCCCCACGAACTCGAATGGTTTATTCCTCGAAAAAAGAAAAATTATCAAGCACTTTTGGATTCATTGGTCGTTTTGGGTAAAGGCGATAGTATTGCCGAACCCGTCAATCAGTATTATGTTCGACTGAAAGAAAAACTCCGAGAGTATCGAAAAATAGCCAAAAAAGGAGATTTTCCAATTGTAACAACCGACAAAAAATTATTGTCCGTTACCGAAACCGATTCTTGTTTAAGAGCCGTAAAACAGCATTTGTTTTTGACTAAAGATTTAAAAGAAAGCGACACTACACTTCTTTATACAGCCGAATTAGAAAAAGCTGTCAAAAATTTTCAGCATCGAATGGGGTTGCGAGAAAGCGGTAAATTGAACCAGCAAACCATTACCGAATTAAACAAACCAATCGATTTCAGAATCAAACAAATCATGGTGAATTTAGAACGTTTGAGATGGGTTCCTGTTCAAATGGAAAGCGAGTATTTATTGGTAAACATTCCCGAATTTAAGTTGCACGTTATTGAAAATAATAAGCCTTCATGGACAACTAATGTAGTGGTAGGGAAAAATGTAAATCGAACTACTATTTTTCATGGCAATATTTCCCGAATTGTACTCAATCCGTATTGGAATGTTCCTAATAGTATCATCATGAAAGAGATTATTCCGCACATCAAAAGGAATCTAAATTATATCCAAAACAGTAATATGGAAATTGTTTGGGGCAATAAAGTGGTTTCTTCTTCGAGTATAAATTGGGACAAATACAAAAAAGGGGTTCCTTTTATCATCCGACAAAAACCGGGTAAAAATAATGCTTTAGGCAAAATGAAGTTTCTGTTTCCCAATCAATACAGCATTTATTTGCACGACACACCGTCCAAAAGTCTTTTTAATGAATCCAAAAGAGCTTTCAGTCACGGCTGTATTCGAGTGGAGAATCCTAAAAAATTATTGCTACACTTTCTTCGAAAAGATACTGCTTGGACAACAGAAAAGGTGGATGAAATTTTAAATTCGGATAAAGAATTTGGCATTCGAATAAAACCCACAGTACCCGTATATATTGTCTATTTCACTTCTTGGGTAGATAGTAATGGGGAATTAAATTTTAGGAATGATATTTATAATTTAGATCATCAGCTGGAAAATGAAATTTTTGGCAAATAA
- a CDS encoding lmo0937 family membrane protein — protein sequence MSNLLYTLAIILVLFWAIGFFAYSAGSIIHILLVIAVIAVLLRIIQGKRL from the coding sequence ATGAGCAATTTACTTTACACCCTCGCCATTATTTTAGTCCTTTTTTGGGCCATCGGATTCTTTGCTTATAGCGCAGGATCAATTATTCACATTCTTCTAGTAATAGCCGTTATTGCTGTTTTGTTGAGAATAATTCAAGGAAAAAGATTATAA